TTACATTACGTATATGGTGATGATGGATTAAGAAGATGTGAATATGTGCAACTTTATTAAAGATTCCGTCCCACTTAACCGTAATGATTTTGATTATGAAGTGGGAAACAAAAATTCCATTTGGACCAAAGCAAACTACTTGTATGCTGTCACCTTTGATATGTTTCCCTTATCTAACAAATTAGTGGCCGCCTATACTCGGGAGGCGTGATCAATTCTCCTTTGGAAATTGGATGTAAAGTGCTAAAAATTGGGGGCCTGTGGGGCCTGTCTGTCCTTCAAAAAGAGGTGCAGTTAACTATAAATAAATTAATGAAGGGAAATGTACGGTGAATCCTCTTTTTCTAGGTCGTTGTTTGGGTCATTTCCTTGAGCTTTTTATACTCTTTTTTCGAAACTAATTATGAATCCAGATATTAGAGCATACAAGTAGATATTGAATTACGCATCTTTCGATCATAAATGAAATCAAGTCAGATCAAAGATGGTTGAGAACTTGAGATACTCGAGATTTGGTTGTAATATTCTTGGGAAAACTCGAGAAATATGGTTCATTCCATTTGGTTGGTTGTAGTAAAATTTTTTGGCATTCATCCAGTGCTTGAATTTCCTTCTAAGCCTTTTGCGTTTCGGTTTAAACAAAAGTGGAGATTTTCAAGAAGAAACCTTCGATGGACTTGTCCTTAGTTTTCCTATACTTCTCTATGCATCATTCTTGCCAATTTTAACTTAAAAGGCAGATATCGTGGCCAAATTGGATAACGAGAAATTGCTACAAAAACTTCTTAAAGGTATACAAGAGGTGGCAGCAGCATTTACCTAATTAGTCCCAATTGGATCCAAATTTCTAGATGGTAATGCAAATGAACGCGTCCACTAGCTCAGAATCGTAAAATGACTTGCAACCACCATACCAATGACTCATTCCCAATCACATAATTGCAGTCCTGAATGCAATCATCTAGTAAATGCAAAGATAAAGTTATATCCTGCCTGCCTCCCTTCGCATTTTATTTCAACAGCCAATGGGAACTGCATCGTTttgcaagggaaaaaaaaaaaaaaaagaccacaTCATGCTGTGACCAAAGAAGTTCCATTTACAAAGAGAAAAGACCAATACTTTCAGCAGTTTCATCCCAAAGAAGTGATTGACGCGAACGAATTGACCAATGCAGCATCTCATTCGAGCAACAGCAACAAGAACATGGAGGCAAAATTTCCTACAGAAATTCAGAGGGTGAATTAGCATCTGGTTTCACGCCTTCACCCAAGCCCCCAGGATGCTGCAAATTCTGCAAAACTTGAGGGTGCAAAGTTCCCAAACCACCACCCAATGCATCGCTGGCAGACCCAAGAAACTGGCACATGAGCCTAGCAATGACTCCTAACATTTGCAATTGATTCTGGCAAGAATCAGCATGCATTTGAATCATCTGCTTCTCGTGTTCAAGCTGCATTCCCACCATCTTCTCCTTCCACTCCATTTTCTCTTCCTCCCACCTCTCCTCCAACCTCATCCTGCTCCGCCTCTCCTCATCAATTTCTCTTTCCAACCTGACCCTTCTTTCCAATTCGCGCCTTGCCCACATCATTTGCCTCTCTTCCAACTCCAATTCCCTCATCTCCATATCTTCATCCCTTTTTAAATTCCTCCTCTCCCACACCAATTCCTTCTCCTTTTTGTTTTGCTCCCGCTCAATCAATTCCTCCTCTCTGGTCCACTCCCTCTCCCTCCTCTTCTCTTCCCTTCTCAACACCACATCCCTCAACTCCACCACCTGAGCACCCACCATCCTAAACCTTTTTCCATCAAAACCCTTCTTCCATTTCCTCCGATGGTCGAAACCCGAATCCTCGATTTCGTTTCTCTCCCCTCTCTCAGCCCCCAATTCGCCATCGCTAATCCCAACCCCCACCACATCTTCCCCatcctcctcttcttcctcctcaTCCATCTCCTCACTGTCAATCCCAAAATTCAATCCCATTCCACCCTCTTCCTCGAAAAACTCCGCTACGCCTCCAGCAGATGAAGCTTCCTGCATTGGATCACTCCTCTTATTGCAATTATTTTGACTATTACCGTTACCCTTTACTTCTAATTCAACATCCCCGAAAACTTCCTTATACTTCAAGAAGTTTTCCCAGTGATTTTCGCCGTCGTCCCAATTGAACTCGCTGTCCGAGATCCTAATCTTCTGTTTGACGCCCAAGTACTGGTGCCGCATGTTCTGGACCTTAATGGAGACATCACGCCAAGTCCACTTGAATGGGAAGTTGCTGGTGTCCCGGAGATGATGGATGGAGTTGACGTGGTCTGCAATGGGCTTGAACTTCTTTTCTCTGGTCTTGAGCTTGGCTAAGGTGCCGGAATTGAGCAGGTCAGAGTATTTGGTAAGGAGGGTTTGCTCTTCCAGCTCCGACCACTTCTTCCGCTTCATCATGGGGAGGATTCGGGGTTTGCCCTAAAAACAAAATCCGGGATTGGAATAATATAATATCAGATGTCGGAAGCTCGGAATTGAGGTGACGTGGGTTTCGGGTGGTGGAGACTTGCACAACCTCAGCCTTTCGACAACTGCACTATGGTCCTAGATTTAGGGTAAAGAATCCGAAACAGATGTCGGatgtgccttttttttttttttccccccttctctctccctctctctccttATGTGGTCCCTTGTAGATGCTCATTCGTTCAACAGTAGTCTCATAAGATAAGACCGGGCTTTTTGCCTCAGGCCCTTGCTTAAGTTGCCCTGAGCATGCAACAGCCCAAGCGTGCGGTTTGTGCATTTTGCATTTGATACTAAAAATTTGCTAATAATCTCACATTCATTCCAACCTTGTTTAGGCAGGCATCCATGTACATTGCTATCGGTgactttcttttgtatttttaagCTTAAGAAAAACTTTCATAtttctcttatttctttttttcaaagtcTATATGCATTTTAAAGAAACCATAATATCAATGTGACAATTAGTGTTTCAAGTATGAATTTTAAGatgttaattatttttttaacttgGTTATGTCATAGTCAGTTAAGCGTATTATATCctgaaaatttaaaatatgttgtttctttttcttttagcaAATTTATAATGTTTTTTTATACTATAATGATACGCAGCTTTAACTTAGTTGAAAAGGTGAAGAATGATAATCTCTGTGGGTTCAAgttatgaaaaaagaaaatattatgcAATGAATATTAAAGTTTAGCATGTTTTGCAAAGTATCATGGGATGAGCAAACACGTTCCATGTGTATAAAACTGTAAAATAGTGTATATAAGCATGTTTACAAGCGCTAAAAAAccttggtttagtggttaagaTAGAGGTTTTAAGATTTAGAGTTCTCGAGTTTTCTCCTATTCACtgctaaaaaaactaaaaaagttACGTAGCCTACGTCTTAAACTCTATACCTCCCCTAATTcctactaaaaataaaaaaaaaagctatgtGGCCTACTTCTTAAACTCAATTCCTCCCCTAATCCCttctagaaaaataaaaaattttatgtaGATTATCAAACtgttaataataaaataatctaatttaatatttaaaatataatCCCTgctagaaaatttaaaaaagttaTGTGGATTGTCAGATTgttataataaaataattaaatttaatatttcaaatattcaTCATATTCTTGACTTCTTATTTTCTaatgaattaaaaaattatttaaaaaattttgcattaGGTAACTTTttatagaaaattttgaaaaattacaatagattttgactttttatcTTTGTTTTGATAAATTCAATCAAGTGCATAATATGTAAACACGAGAACGAACACAAGCAagcatatttttaattatatatgcaagagttctaaaaaGAGTTGTTACTACGATTGTTGAAAATTAAATGTTAGAGAAAAATAGGCCTATATCTTTCAAGCATAATCACCAATTTAGATAAGAATTAATGTTTATATAATTTTTGGGTATTTAGTGGGTCATTTTGCTTATTACTAATGCAATTAAACCTATGAAATTTTGCTTATTACTTATAATTTTCCATAAGTTTAAttgcaattttaatttttctatgcAATTAAAGTTGTTACTATTTTTAAGCTCACGTTCGACCTTTATCTGAGGTATTGAACTTTActtcagaaaaagaaaaggtaaaaaagaaaacaaagaagcaAGGGAGGGAGTTAGATACACTGCAATGCCCAAGGTATGGACGTTAAATGTAGGAATGCACGCCTATTCTACATACTATCAGTACTACCGTAGTTGGATTGGATTGcatgttatttgaaatatttttactgtaataatttttgtgatgtgatatatgtgaaataaaaagataattaaaaaaataaaaaaatatattaaaaattataatgatGATATAAACAAacatatttggacaaataacgtacaatccaaacacacttgcTTGAGGAGTAAAACTGGTAGAAAATccttacttcttttttttttcatttatctgGTCAATAAGAATTTcctttttttgcaaaaaaacaaaaataaaggtCCCTTCAACTCGATATCTCCTCCGAGGGCGGATATGAAACTCGAGTCCAGGAGCACCTTACGTGGCGCCACGTGAATGGCTCCAATTAAAACTTCCAAACTTGTGGCGTCATCGGCGAAACTTCACCCTAATTACAGCGGAACCCCGATTCCAACCGACGTCGTAAGCAATTGCGTAGATTGTAATCAGGCTCCCCCCATGTCCCCACCTCAAATGACCAAATTGCCCTCGTTCACGTTTTACCAACCACTACGGGTCTCCCAGACGATAGCTTACCCAACAATTTCCGCAAATCCTAGTTCAAAGCTCAATACTCAACATTTTGCTGATCTGCTAGATATAAATATTACCTGAAAGAGTTGGAAAAGTAGATTGATCAATGCATTATCTAGACGAGAAGCTAAGTTTCAGTGGCATATGATAAAGGCAAATACCTTTTATCTCCCTGGATCGGAGCCATTTCCAAACTTCTTTAGTTGCAGGTGAACTTTTGTTTCCCGAAgaaattgactttttttttcttccccttctGAATTCAAGCTTTTGTATCTTTGATGGTTTTGGGATTAAATTTGTAGGTTAAGGAGCTTCAGGATTTCGGCAATGGCGCCGCCGGTGCTTGCATTGGCTCTACCGTCTGAAACTGGCAGAGTCCTTAGTATACAGTCTCACACGGTTCAGGTATATTATCATCATTGCTTTGACTCTGATTATTCATgctcaaaattaaattaatcttCCCAAATTATATATGTTCTTTGTACAAATTTTGCATGTCAGAGGCATGAAATCCTTGTTCCTGTTTTTTTTCCGTTTAGAATGGAAAGGTTTTGGAAATTCTATCTGGGTTCTGCATTAACTGGTCATTCTACTCATGACATATATGTAAACGACGATGGTGATACTACAGAGACCAagttaaagggaaaaaaaaaaaaaactgaactcTAAATTTATGCATCGGGTGTAACATAATTGAAAGTGCAGCAAGCCAACTGGATGTAGTGGTTGCATAATCTGACGTGGAACAGCCGTTACTCCCTATATTTCATTGGTAAAACTGTTGAAGTCCTATCCTTGGAATATTTTTAGTTCAAACTTTCTAAAGCAATTGTTTTGTACCAAGTGAACTTGTCATGATTCAGCAAAGATATGTACTTTAAAGCAGTAGTTGTGGCCCATGAGACTGTACCTCTTTTCATCTTGGTATTAGTTTGTGCTGCTCATATAATGTGAGACTGGTGCGTGGGTGATTTATAGTACTTTTTTGGCTCAGGGGTATGTAGGCAACAAATCAGCCGTATTTGCTCTCCAACTATTGGGCTATGATGTGGACCCCATCAATTCCGTGCAGTTCTCGAATCACACAGGCAAGCTGCTTCTATCCACTTCATTGTCAGTCTGAGCCCTGAATTATGGTGAAAGGTCATTTCTGAATCTGTAAAGTTCAGGCATAAATGATCTAGAGCTGCATTTAGATTTTTGTTTGATGAACTTGAGGATTATGCAGGATACCCAACTTTTAAGGGGCAGGTTTTAAATGGAGATCAACTATGGGACTTAATAGAAGGTCTTGAAGCCAATGATTTGTTATACTATACACATTTATTGACAGGTATATAAGAGCACCAAATTTTGTTGCTGATCTGTTGTGTTGCTAAACCTTCAGGATTCTGATCCATTTCCTTAGCTACATTGATGTCTTTTCTGCTGAAACCTATGAACCTTTAAATCTGCTCTTTTAATTAGTTTGATTGCGTACTTTCAATCACAAAGAAAGTTTGTGGTAAGAGTTAACATAATAATGTTAATTGACCGTTTAAGAAAATGCTATTTTATTACTGTTTTGTGGATAGTAGACAAAAAACATTCGTCCATGTTTGTGCTTCTCTTTGCTATAAGAATTCACTTTTAATCTGTTTGTGTGCTGATTTTGGCTGTATATCGTAGGTTATATTGGTTCTGTCTCATTCCTGAACACTGTGCTTAAAGTTGTCGATAAGCTCCGGGCAATCAACCCCGGACTTACATATGGTAAGTCAAATGctgctgcttcttcttcttttctctctgttCATATACTGGTTATGCTATTATATTCTCCTGGTTTGAGGCCAGACAATTAGGTTATTTTAGCCTTTAAAAAGCAGTATAACTGATATGTCATGCTTGCTCTTGTGATGGGGTGGATGAAGAGGGTGGCTTCTTTAGATTATCTATTCTTTCACTAGCGTATACAATTTGCTATAAGTGGAATCTTCTGTCAGTCTGTGATCCAGTGATGGGTGATGAAGGAAAGCTTTATGTCCCTCAAGAGCTGGTCTCAGTGTATCGTGAGAAGGTAGCTTTATATTCTCTTCATTCAAAATTATATATGAGCACGTTACATTCAAGGGCTATAGCAGGTTATATAGAGTAAATGTTGTCTTCACTACTGACTGCCCAAACTTCTGCTAACGGCACAACCACAGCTTTTGGTCAGAAATAAATAAGCAGTTTGATGTAGAAAACAAGAAAGCCTTGAAAATTTCAGGTTGTATTGCGCAATTATATGTATGATAGTCTAgttacaaatcaaaattttgtATCAACAACATGGAGTTGAAGTTTAACTACTCTTAAGACAAGATCATTTTAGGAGTCTTTTACATTTGTGACTGACAGAAAAAACCTAGTATAGTTCCCAATTTACCTTCCCTGGAATATTTCATCTAAAATAGTTGCCTACTGGTCTCACTTTCTTACATTATTTTTGCGACTTTAGTTAGTGAAATCTTTCATTGGGCTTTAATATTTTGTAAGCTCCATTTGCTTAGGTTGTTCCTGTTGCTTCAATGTTGACACCTAATCAGTTTGAAGCAGAACTTTTGACTGGCATCAGGTAATCATCGCATCTAATTGATACTTAAGGCATGCACTCTGATTTAATTTTCTACTTGTAATTGTTGCAATATCCCTTACACTCCCTAAGCACACTTCGGTTATCACAGGATTGTATCCGAACAAGATGGACGTGAAGCTTGTAATAGACTACACGCTGCTGGACCCCCAAAGGTTTACATAGCTTTAACTTAGAGAATTAAATCTAGATCTTTGTTAAAACTTGTGTACACAGGCTACATAGTTGTGTTGCTTTTTATTAACATCCAATTTAGTAGCTTTGTTTCGGAGAATGCTCAAAGGATAAAGAATATGATTTTACAGCTTGCTACTTTCCTGAGATGATAATTTGGAGAAGAAACTTCTTCCATTATTTGCTTTATAGAAACTGAAAaaaagcttcttttttttttttttttaaatctttccAACTGAATGGATTAGTTGGAGCAGGTAAGCactttctttttgaattgttcAATCCTAGTAATGCCTGAGCAGTACTTCATATTCTGTTGTAATGCATATTTCTTTCCcctgatttttctcttttcaacaAACATtggatgtgtttggattgtaagagtttcaaataaaaatttcaaattttgttttgcttgcatcatacacacaatttccaaccacctttttattgTGCATACATCATATCgcaaaaatgctacagtaattatttcaaatagcTTCCTATCTAAACAAACTCATTatcttttacaaaatttgataAGAGTTAGCGACACACACTCTTTTCTCTGTTTTATTGTATGTCTATTTGAAATTGTGTGAATTTATCAGTTTATAGATATTCATCAAGAGTGTTGTATGTCTCTATGCATGTACACAACCACCCACAGGGACACATTTATTGATGCATATGTAGTCAGTTACCCACTGTAGAGCTTTTGTCTATTGCCTTTCATATGCTACCCTTTCCTTTGACCATTTCTTCCTGCTTTTATTGTGTTTGGGAGGGGTAATTTTTTGTAATTGGAAATCACTAGCTATGCTTTGTGGAAACTCATAAGAAATAACTGACTTTTTGATCAGTTAAAACACAATCCACATACAATGAAGTTACAAATCAATCTGACATGCATGTATTTTCgtgttaaaaaaatatatattttaccaCTCAAGATCTGTATAAGATTATGTCATAATCTTTTGTGCAAAATTCTATAACATTCAAGCTCTTGGCCTGTATCAGGTTGTGATAACAAGCATGAACATGAATGGGAATCTTATTCTTATTGGCAGTCATAGAAAAGAGAAGGTGAGGACGGACTTTTTTATGATGATATATACAAGGTTTATAGCTCTGTGCCAGTCGATGCTATAGTGATTTAGGATGAGAACCTGGTTAATTTCTCTTGTTTATTCGATTTgctatttctcattcattatGGACCTTGATGGAAAATATGAATGTAGAGAGCTGGAAGTTTAtcttttctccatatttcttgGTGTCATCCTTTGGATGATTTTTTCCTTCACTGGGAATTTTATGTGGCGGTTCAGAGTAAGATCAGTATGCACTTATTCTTATTTGCTTGGCACTTGATTGTGATAGGCCCTGCCTCCTGAGCAGTTCAAGATTGCGATACCCAAAATTCCTGCATATTTCACGGTATGCATCAGTTTCTTGTTAATCTATCTTTTGACAGGTTTATCCATGAAGTGCTTGAGTTGCTCAAAAAGTTGTTATGGATGAGGCTACAACCCATAATTTCTTGATGAATATGAATACTAAAACTGAGAATAAGGTGTAACTGAATATGATTTTTGATCTAATTGATCTACGTAAAGGTATAAGGAAATAACAGTACTCATCTGATCACAACAGAGTTGTTTCATTGCAGAAAGAACTCAAACTCACGGTAACCATTCACACTTGGAAAGCCAGTTTGCGAAGTCGCTAGCAGATTTAACTATAAGACATTGGAAACTGTAGGTAGACGGGTCTGAGAAAGACCATAAATTCAAAGTTGGTTCGAGAAACCTTAATATATCCCCATTTTCAATGAATGGGATACAAATCTTTAGACATGGTCTATGCTAGATTGTGCTGGAACTATATTCTGAACCGTAATGCTGATTTGTTcatgtttgtttgtttggtCTGAACTCTGTGTTAATAAACACATTTAATGTTTTTGAGCTCCTGGGTGATGTGGACAAATTTGAGATGTCACGGCATTTGTGAATTTGTTTTCTTCAACCTTAAGTTGGATTTAGAGCTCTCTCGTTTTCATTATGTAATCGTTTTCTTGCAGGGAACTGGAGATCTAATGACTGCATTGTTACTTGGATGGAGCAATGTAATATTTAGTTAACTAAATCGAATCCTTTACCGTATGTCTTCCATAATTGTTTGTTTCTGATTTTAACTTGTTTTATATTATTAGAGGTACCCTGACAATCTTGAGAAAGCAGCAGAGTTGGCTGTATCAAGCTTACAGGTATCAATCTAGGTGCTACCTTTTGCATTTTAATAATTTGGTGGTATATGAACTGCTGATGCTCCGTAACAC
The genomic region above belongs to Coffea arabica cultivar ET-39 chromosome 7c, Coffea Arabica ET-39 HiFi, whole genome shotgun sequence and contains:
- the LOC113700110 gene encoding pyridoxal kinase-like isoform X1 produces the protein MIKANTFYLPGSEPFPNFFSCRLRSFRISAMAPPVLALALPSETGRVLSIQSHTVQGYVGNKSAVFALQLLGYDVDPINSVQFSNHTGYPTFKGQVLNGDQLWDLIEGLEANDLLYYTHLLTGYIGSVSFLNTVLKVVDKLRAINPGLTYVCDPVMGDEGKLYVPQELVSVYREKVVPVASMLTPNQFEAELLTGIRIVSEQDGREACNRLHAAGPPKVVITSMNMNGNLILIGSHRKEKALPPEQFKIAIPKIPAYFTGTGDLMTALLLGWSNRYPDNLEKAAELAVSSLQALLVRTLNDYRRAGYDCQSSSLEIRLIQSQDDIRNPEAKYKAERYS
- the LOC113700110 gene encoding pyridoxal kinase-like isoform X2, encoding MIKANTFYLPGSEPFPNFFSCRLRSFRISAMAPPVLALALPSETGRVLSIQSHTVQGYVGNKSAVFALQLLGYDVDPINSVQFSNHTGYPTFKGQVLNGDQLWDLIEGLEANDLLYYTHLLTGYIGSVSFLNTVLKVVDKLRAINPGLTYVCDPVMGDEGKLYVPQELVSVYREKVVPVASMLTPNQFEAELLTGIRIVSEQDGREACNRLHAAGPPKVVITSMNMNGNLILIGSHRKEKALPPEQFKIAIPKIPAYFTRYPDNLEKAAELAVSSLQALLVRTLNDYRRAGYDCQSSSLEIRLIQSQDDIRNPEAKYKAERYS
- the LOC113700110 gene encoding pyridoxal kinase-like isoform X3 is translated as MVKGYPTFKGQVLNGDQLWDLIEGLEANDLLYYTHLLTGYIGSVSFLNTVLKVVDKLRAINPGLTYEGGFFRLSILSLAYTICYKWNLLSVCDPVMGDEGKLYVPQELVSVYREKVVPVASMLTPNQFEAELLTGIRIVSEQDGREACNRLHAAGPPKVVITSMNMNGNLILIGSHRKEKALPPEQFKIAIPKIPAYFTGTGDLMTALLLGWSNRYPDNLEKAAELAVSSLQALLVRTLNDYRRAGYDCQSSSLEIRLIQSQDDIRNPEAKYKAERYS